A genomic window from Anthonomus grandis grandis chromosome 4, icAntGran1.3, whole genome shotgun sequence includes:
- the LOC126734783 gene encoding uncharacterized protein LOC126734783 has protein sequence MKTMSKRNGRVKPPIPTAKSPNNNQNTKRILKLLDHNVTKNTNEESGTFSKSYKRNQARSRSKPCPKENAGNQRNSNTAKSVNNKIKSDKNPKKLVTEQSLKPVKDQQLKMVDKTHQYVMTGQRSKTVELPTANQNFIKNPMFVTSTPKKETIAMPIAPLSNRPNKRPVKPSHQLNETIFETTRSILRSAGPITSLTTFDSSRDVINKIERNHHIFEKSLKIILEDIQAKTPLRRSKSLCADKKSKYTENVNIENHKILKVVLTSSPKKTISSTSNVTPIKPRHLLFNTTQSRSKSAGSVNSLTTFDSSRDVINKMERNHYIFEKSLKIILEDIQAKPPLRRSKSLCADIKAKCTENVNTEKHKILTTGLTSSPKKTISSTFNTTQSRSKSAGPINSLTTFDLSRDVINKTERNRNIFERCLKVVLEDIQPKTHLRRSKSLCLDRRAKYTENRSIEKHKIQKVVLMPSPNKNIYSSSNVRPSKRPKKPSHWLNESLFVTTVRKKSISNSASQSSLHQINFSKDVTEIPKNNADAILSKQKLINKRQVTTKKSLENTKTEDNGNLGKKHCDTHQPTIKTTSQNFIGEKMLVINLDRLNNQTDFDKLSKIIEENKNHQTQTSNKSKKKLRKNQQPVRKTKTLNLHKLKKKAVTFKPPTALELRNLKPKTYLEESDIETVDQMNKKTYDSIPVYRKPLPESPKRCKTVADLYEFTDISPKKVIKQKTCRRSSMLFDKHIYKVMKSIESKEAKVRKRTKKATKPHLKDYEGIISGIVKNIANKINKKKPIKDEKSAIHKEKAQHDNNTNKILVSETELDDEMEIIHSPPGLPSRDNTPEPPRSNVTTEKPLPIPITDINQSTPIPFALPNNVNTKRGINNPQEHVVLHSIHSSDNSLSQQDIDSCFGFEENDPNNINVVRGGAAIDSPANFHVRRPNANSTMCQRVSSPWRPNLNIQKVPHFVSVKNNALPRIDQDMVLDHTFVDQFEKNDSKTVNNNTPAKKSPIQTSILDFVECNVEQKQNMLMQRSLYDVDEFDSPEKISKRKLNGRVKEVRRNLQVVTALGDITNTSPQKRSPLLPLDESQQVIDQPIITTSMVQSVTYFGFEESTGLVEDQENQDENSPGKPSRFNLTTLKQYYKKQKRAERLKEKENAAIPEEINAAQDDESISLMENCSDEVNDDELQLFEEPEEMLDKMAMEVQEKNLKRRRRDSCNSDTSDTGRKKRKHKKTKFELQQEAWINSFNEECHDIEKEQLELE, from the exons ATGAAGACTATGTCTAAAAGGAACGGGAGAGTTAAACCACCAATTCCCACAGCAAAGTCACCAAATAACAATCAAAACACAAAAAGAATATTGAAGCTCTTAGACCACAACGTAACTAAAAATACGAATGAAGAATCAGGAACCTTCTCAAAGAGCTACAAAAGGAATCAAGCTAGATCAAGAAGTAAACCTTGCCCTAAAGAGAATGCTGGAAATCAAAGAAATTCCAATACAGCTAAATcagtaaataacaaaataaaatctgataaaaatccaaaaaagttAGTCACAGAGCAGTCTTTAAAACCTGTGAAAGACCAGCAATTAAAAATGGTGGACAAAACTCATCAATATGTTATGACTGGACAAAGATCTAAAACTGTTGAGCTGCCCACAGCAAatcaaaactttataaaaaatccCATGTTTGTTACTTCAAcaccaaaaaaagaaacaatagcCATGCCTATTGCGCCTCTTAGTAACAGACCCAATAAAAGACCTGTTAAGCCTAGTCATCAGTTAAATGAAACAATATTTGAGACTACTCGATCAATATTGAGAAGTGCTGGCCCAATTACTTCATTGACTACATTTGATTCTTCTAGAGATGTTATCAATAAAATTGAAAGGAAtcatcatatttttgaaaaaagcttaAAGATTATTTTAGAAGATATTCAAGCCAAAACTCCTCTTAGAAGATCAAAAAGCTTATGTGCTGACAAAAAGTCAAAATACACTGAAAATGTTAATATTGAAAACCATAAAATACTAAAAGTAGTATTAACTTCATctccaaaaaaaactatttcttcAACTTCTAATGTGACACCTATAAAACCTAggcatttgttatttaacacTACTCAATCAAGATCTAAAAGTGCTGGCTCAGTTAATTCATTGACTACATTTGATTCTTCTAGAGATGTCATAAATAAAATGGAAAGgaatcattatatttttgaaaaaagcttGAAGATTATTTTAGAAGATATTCAAGCTAAACCTCCTCTCAGAAGGTCAAAAAGTTTATGTGCTGACATTAAAGCAAAATGCACTGAAAATGTTAATACTGAAAAGCATAAAATACTAACAACAGGCTTAACCTCATCTCCAAAAAAAACCATTTCTTCAACTTTTAACACTACTCAATCAAGATCTAAAAGTGCTGGCCCAATTAATTCATTGACTACATTTGATTTATCTAGAgatgttataaataaaacgGAAAGGAAccgtaatatttttgaaagatgTTTAAAGGTTGTATTAGAAGATATTCAACCCAAAACTCATCTCAGGAGATCAAAAAGCTTATGTCTTGACAGAAGGGCAAAATATACTGAAAACAGAAGtattgaaaaacataaaatacaaaAGGTAGTTTTAATGCCttctccaaacaaaaatatctaTTCAAGTTCTAATGTCAGACCAAGTAAAAGACCTAAAAAACCTAGCCATTGGTTAAATGAATCCTTATTTGTTACAACAGTAAGAAAAAAGTCAATATCAAATAGTGCTAGCCAAAGTTCCTTGCACcaaatcaatttttctaaagATGTGACAGAAATCCCAAAGAATAATGCAGATGCTATTTTGAGTAAACAAAAGTTAATTAACAAAAGACaagtaacaacaaaaaaaagtttagaaaacACTAAAACAGAAGACAATGGGAATTTAGGAAAAAAGCATTGTGATACACATCAGCCAACAATTAAAACTACATCTCAAAATTTTATTGGAGAGAAGATGTTAGTCATTAATTTAGATAGACTTAATAACCAGAcagattttgataaattatctaaaataatagAAGAGAACAAAAATCATCAAACTCAAACTAGtaacaaaagcaaaaaaaaactaagaaaaaaccaacAACCAGTTAGGAAAACTAAGACTTTAAATCtgcataaactaaaaaaaaaagcagtaaCCTTTAAACCACCAACTGCACTCGAATTAAGAAACCTTAAGCCCAAAACATATTTAGAAGAAAGTGATATTGAAACAGTTGATCAAATGAACAAAAAGACATATGACTCCATACCAGTTTATAGGAAACCCCTACCAGAATCTCCAAAAAGGTGTAAAACTGTTGCTGACCTTTATGAATTCACAGATATAAGCCcgaaaaaagttataaaacaaaaaacttgtaGGAGGTCGTCTATGTTATTTGATAAACACATTTATAAAGTTATGAAGAGCATTGAGAGTAAGGAAGCCAAAGTGAGAAAAAGAACCAAAAAAGCTACTAAACCACATTTAAAAGATTATGAGGGTATTATCAGTGGTATTGTAAAGAATATTGCAAACaaaattaacaagaaaaaaCCAATTAAAGATGAAAAAAGTGCTATACATAAAGAAAAAGCACAACAtgataataatactaataaaattctTGTAAGTGAAACTGAGTTGGATGATGAGATGGAAATTATCCACAGCCCACCTGGTTTACCTAGTAGAGACAACACTCCAGAACCACCAAGAAGCAATGTTACTACTGAAAAGCCACTACCAATACCAATTACTGATATAAATCAATCAACCCCGATTCCATTTGCTTTACCAAATAATGTCAACACAAAAAGAGGCATAAATAATCCTCAAGAACATGTAGTGCTACATAGTATTCACAGTTCAGATAATTCACTTAGCCAACAAGATATAGATAGCTGTTTTGGCTTTGAAGAAAATGATCCAAACAATATAAATGTAGTGAGAGGAGGAGCTGCAATAGATTCTCCAGCCAATTTCCATGTAAGAAGACCAAATGCAAATAGCACAATGTGTCAAAGAGTTTCCAGTCCATGGAGGCCAAATTTGAACATTCAGAAAGTACCTCATTTTGTTAGTGTTAAAAATAATGCTTTACCAAGAATAGATCAAGATATGGTACTTGACCATACATTTGTGGATCAGTTTGAGAAGAATGATTCAAAAACGGTTAATAATAATACCCCTGCGAAAAAGTCTCCTATACAGACAAGCATTTTGGATTTTGTGGAATGCAATGTGGAACAGAAACAAAATATGTTGATGCAGAGAAGTTTATATGATGTGGATGAATTTGATAGCCCTGAAAAAATAAGTAAGAGGAAGTTGAATGGAAGGGTTAAAGAAGTTAGAAGAAATCTTCAAGTTGTCACAG CACTTGGTGACATCACTAATACTTCACCTCAAAAGAGAAGTCCTCTACTGCCCCTCGATGAATCTCAACAAGTCATTGATCAGCCAATCATCACAACCAGCATGGTTCAATCAGTTACTTACTTTGGTTTTGAAGAATCCACTGGATTAGTTGAAGACCAAGAAAACCAAGATGAAAATTCACCTGGCAAACCTTCCAGATTTAATTTGACTAcattaaaacaatattacaaaaaacagAAAAGAGCTGAACGtttaaaggaaaaagaaaatgCAGCGATACCCGAAGAAATAAATGCTGCTCAAGATGACGAGAGTATCTCTTTAATGGAAAATTGCAGTGACGAGGTTAATGACGATGAATTGCAGTTATTTGAAGAACCTGAAGAGATGCTTGATAAAAtg GCTATGGAAGTTCAGGAAAAGAATCTCAAAAGGAGGAGAAGAGACTCTTGTAACTCTGATACCAGTGATACTGGAAGAAAGAAGCGAAAACATAAGAAAACTAAATTTGAG ttgcAACAAGAAGCTTGgataaatagttttaatgagGAATGTCACGATATCGAGAAGGAACAGTTGGAGTTGGAATAa
- the LOC126734789 gene encoding uncharacterized protein LOC126734789, with protein sequence MISVLKQCQKLSKNKHIYRINVRYFARAISGDRSTPLTDDTLTGRFLSYLDNNLSKATTYNDKIGLVATIKTQPQEIRNFDTNGVNLVLSVLNDRTVIKHKNEFKRILELVDVECCSRLHEFSTKNIFDTLTNFVNAVPHQITKCQFFHSALDCLVIHKEKLNKDQLVHLLFFIGFLKKNYNAQNMIRQCLKLFDHSTINRLMKEDLCIICNSTFKTSTKIKNHLLLDKIKLYINDNLTLLNDPAVFITLIKTLRHNRYQDDDILNSITCTIFFNGTLKYYSFSAMCHILALYADYLYYDESILKVLTEKCLNDLKHLSFKSKDTYLQEQPRMKDIKRFLWALTNLNYKISREEIEGIILPQIEIRVDAGEFTNDVGSMFQIILYLWMMNYKACGLIDQFMVNDLIQKYKAQNLPNQQSLNLLLTSIYYEDPNLFQKLKIPLEATSHVYNQDYQLAKRPVLRKVIQSLKSTFPQNKLDTFQINCQVPYLNIVGITGYQKKIYKTVNIEILDEYTTLKNSDNVPSGLMQLKMRILDKCDEALIVICEDEFAGLTDLELQQFLEDEINLVC encoded by the exons atgatatCTGTGCTAAAACAATGccaaaaattatccaaaaataaacatatctATAGAATAAATGTGCGGTATTTCGCCAGAGCAATTTCAGGAGATAGAAGTACACCTTTAACTGATGATACACTAACTGGGAGATTCTTATCATATCTGGATAATAATCTTTCAAAAGCTACAACATATAATGATAAAATTGGGTTGGTGGCAACAATAAAGACACAGCCACAAGAAATCAGAAATTTTGACACCAATGGAGTTAACTTAGTATTAAGTGTGTTAAATGATAGAACtgttataaaacataaaaatgaatttaaaagaatattggaACTGGTTGATGTAGAATGTTGTAGCAGACTACATGAGTTCAGCACTAAGAATATATTTGATACCTtgacaaattttgtaaatgctGTGCCACACCAGATAACTAAATGCCAGTTTTTCCATTCGGCACTAGACTGTTTGGTTATTCATAAGGAAAAGTTAAATAAAGACCAACTGGTTCATCTATTGTTTTTcataggatttttaaaaaagaattataatgCTCAAAACATGATTAGGcagtgtttaaaattatttgaccaCAGTACAATTAATAGACTGATGAAAGAAGATTTATGCATTATTTGCAACTCTACTTTTAAAACcagtactaaaataaaaaatcatttactattagacaaaataaaactatatattaaTGACAACTTAACCCTTCTAAATGATCCTGCTGTCtttataacattaataaaaactcTAAGACACAATCGGTACCAAGATGATGATATTCTCAACTCCATTACATGCACTATTTTCTTCAATGGAACTTTAAAGTATTATTCCTTTAGTGCCATGTGTCATATATTGGCTTTATATGCtgattatttatattatgatgAATCTATTTTAAAAGTCCTAACTGAAAAGTGCCTAAATGACCtaaaacatttatcatttaAATCCAAAGATACTTATCTTCAGGAACAACCTAGAATGAAAgatataaaaagatttttgtgGGCATTAACTaacttaaactacaaaatttCCCGAGAAGAGATTGAAGGTATTATATTACCTCAAATAGAAATCCGAGTAGATGCTGGAGAGTTTACAAATGATGTAGGATCAATGTttcaaattattctttatttgtgGATGATGAACTATAAGGCATGTGGATTAATTGACCAGTTTATGGTCAATGATTTAATTCAGAAATACAAAG ctcAAAACCTACCAAATCAACAAAGTCTAAACCTACTTCTAACAAGTATTTACTATGAAGACCCAAAcctctttcaaaaattaaaaataccattgGAAGCCACGTCGCATGTTTATAATCAAGATTATCAGCTAGCCAAAAGACCTGTTCTCAGGAAGGTTATTCAAAGCCTAAAGTCAACATTTCCACAAAACAAGTTGGATACATTTCAGATAAATTGTCAAGTGCCTTACCTCAATATTGTAGGAATAACAGGGTATCAAAAGAAGATTTATAAAACTGTGAATATTGAAATTTTGGATGAGTATACTACTTTGAAAAATAGTGACAACGTGCCATCTGGATTAATGCAGTTAAAGATGAGAATTTTAGATAAGTGTGATGAAGCATTGATTGTG ATATGTGAAGATGAGTTTGCTGGACTGACTGACTTAGAACTGCAGCAGTTTTTGGAAgatgaaataaatttagtatGCTAG